ACGCGGACGCGGTCGACATCGAGGCGGTCATCGAGGCATTGCACGATACCGACCCCTTCGAGACGCTCGACTCGCTCGTTCAGTCCGTCAAACGCGACCCCGTAGCAGCAGAGGCGGGTGCGATCGCGACTTTTACAGGGCAAGTGCGCGCAAAAGACCACCCCGAAGACGACCGGACCGAACATCTGGCCTTCGAGAAGTACGAGGGCGTCGCCGAGGATCGGCTGGAAGACATCGAAGCGGAACTCACTGGCAGAGACGGCGTGAAAGCCGTCCGACTCCACCACCGTACCGGCGTCATCGAGGCCGGCGAGGACATCGTCTTCGTCGTCGTGCTCGCGGGCCACCGCGAGGAAGCGTTCGAAACCGTCTCGGACGGCATCGACCGACTGAAAGACGAAGTCCCCATCTTCAAAAAGGAAGTCACCGTCGAAGACGCGTTCTGGGTCCACGAACGATGATATTCGCCCTCCACAGTCGCCACTTCGATACCTGAGAACGCTGTTTGATTCTCTCCCAAGCGGCCCTAAAACAGCTTTCGGCAGTGAATTGTCAGACAATATACCAACTATGATATTTTGAGAAATAAGTACAGAGAGACAGTTTTAAAATATCTAAAGGATTCTCGTGCAGTGTTGAAAAATTACTTCGACCCTCACCAGTCGCTAAAATCGGTCGAAGCAGTCCAAAGCTTCTCCCCTTTATATGACCCTCCGGCAGATAAGGGTGAGTGAGGTGACTCAGATGAGCGCGACGACACAGCCCTCCACCGAACGTGCCGACGCCGAATCGACTGACTCCAAAGAGGAGCGCCTTCGCTCGTACCTGCGGGAGAAGGCGACCAACGACGGCGGTGAACTCTACTTCAAGAGCAAGTTCATCGCCGACGAAGTCGATCTCTCCCCCAAAGAGATCGGTGCACTGATGGTCAAACTCAAAGATTCGGCGACAGACATCGAGGTCGAGAAGTGGTCGTACACGAGCGCGACCACCTGGCGAGTCGAGGCTGCGTAACGATCCTCTGGCATGGTGTGAACGTATCGGGTCCCCGCCCGCGCCGACCCGGTCGCTTGGGGCGGTCATCGAGACGGCCACCCTGGCTGGGTCACCCGTTCCCCCTACTTCGCCCGTACCGTCGGGATTTTATGAACCACTGTCCAAACAGGGACACGAATGCCTCCGAGCGATCCGTTGGACGACGCGCCCGCGCCGGAGGCTCTGGCATCCTTCTACGACGTGACTGCCGTCCACCGTGACGGCGATCGCCTCCTCTACATCGGCGAGCCACAGGTCCCCCCAGTCGAGGTCGAACGCGAACTCGAACCACTGTTCGACGAACGAGGCTACGAGATCCAGTTGCAAGCACGCTACCACGACGGCGGTGTCCTCCCGGCGGCCGAACACGTGCTGGTCGCTCGCGAGCGCTCGATCGGGATCGACGGCATCCCCTGGAAGATCGACGGCATCCCCTGGAAGAACGTCGCGCTCGCGCTCGCGACCGTCCTGACGACGCTCTATGCAGGCACGGTCTGGTATCACATCGACGTCGGCGAGGACCCCCTGAACATGCTCCACGCCTGGCCGTTCTCGCTCGCGGTCCTGACGATCCTCGGGATCCACGAGTTCGGCCACTACGCCATGAGCCGGCTCCACCGCGTCGACGCCAGTCTGCCCTACTTCATCCCGATCCCGCCGCCGTTCGGGACCGCCGGCGCGATCATCCGCATGCGTGGCCGGATCCCGAGTCGGAAAGCCCTGCTCGATATCGGCGCTGCCGGGCCGCTGGCCGGGATCGTCGCGACCGTCGTCGTCACCGTGGTCGGACTCTTCCTGGGGCCGATCTCGGTGCCGCCACCCTCGCCCGGCAGCGACGCCGCGCAGATCCAGTTCGCCGAGCCGCTACTGCTTCGTGGGCTGGCGGTTCTGACCGGCCAGCCGCTCGCCTATTCGGATCCGACCCAGCAGCTCAATCCGGTCGTCTTCGCCGGCTGGCTCGGCATGCTCGTCACGTTCCTCAATCTCCTGCCCGTCGGCCAACTGGACGGCGGCCACGTCCTGCGCGCGCTGATCGGGCCACGACAGGAGACCGTCGCCGCGCTGATCCCGGCCGCGCTGTTCGCCCTCGCCGGCATGCTCTTTCTGTGGGGCGACGTCACCGTCGAGATCGGTATCTGGATCGTCTGGGGGCTGTTCGCGACGGCGCTGGCCTACGCCGGCCCAGCAGACCCGATTCGTGAGACACCACTCGACCCGAAACGGCGGGCGATTGCGCTGCTGACGTTCCTCGTCGGCATCCTCTGTTTCATGCCGATCCCCTTCCGTATCGTCGCCTGAGCCGTTCAGTCACCACGATGGGTGTACCCGCGGTCGGGCATCGGATCGCCATCGAGCGTCACGCCGCTGTCGACGACGGTCCCGATCCGCGTCAGCGGCGTCGGAGAGGCGTCTCTCACTTCTGAGAGGCGATCCTCGGGGATCGTACAGACGAGTTCGAAATCCTCTCCGAAGTACGCACCCAGATCCAGCCGCTCGCGCTCGTCTGTGGCGACGTCGTCGACCGCCCCGTCGATCGGTAGCGGCGTCTCGACGGCCATCCCACAGTCGCTGGCTTCCGCAAGCTGGTGGAGCGACCGCGCCAGCCCGTCGCTCGAATCCATCATCGCGCTCGCGTGTGGAGCGAGTGCTCGTCCGGCCCCGATGCGAGGCTCGAACCGAAAGAGGTCGTTCGCGCGTTCGGTCGCGCCTTGCTCGAACAAGCGCAAGGCAGCCCCGCTGCGGCCCAGCGCCCCCGTCACACAGACCGCCTCACCAACCGCCGCCCCCGAGCGCAGGACCGGCTCGTCGGTCCGGCCGACGGCCGTCGTCGCCACCGTGAACTCCTCGTGGTGGTCGAGGTCACCACCGACGTATTCCGAATCGACCGCCTCGCAGACGTCACAGGCCCCGTCGACGAAATCGATTACTTCACTCTCTTCGAACCGAGGGGCGCCGTAGACCGCGACCGCAGCGACGGCGTCGGCTCCCATCGCCGCGACGTCCGACAGGGAGGCCCCGACGGCCCGCCAGCCCGCCGTGTAGCGGGTCGTCCCCGGCGGGAAATCCGTCGTCTCGTGGAGCATGTCCGTCGTCACCACGAGATCCTCGATTACGGCTGCATCGTCACCGGCGTGGGGAAGCCGGCCGGCGAGCACTCCCAGCGCCGTCCGTTCGTCCATGCGGGCCGGTTGGCCTGCCAGTACAAAAAGCCCAACATCAGAAATCGACCGGAGGCTTCAAGCCGTCGTCGCCCAAGACATCAGTCGCATGGACGGCGACCGCTGGATCACGATCGCCCTGTTTATCGCGGCACTGCTCGTGCTCGGGCTGCTCGTCTGGCTCGCTGGCGTCGAGGAGACCATCTCCGCGCTCGAACGTGCCCGGCTCTCGCTGGTCGCCGTCGTCCTCGCACTCGCAGTCTTCTGGCTCGCGTCCTGGGGGATGTCGTTGTACGTCGTCCTCGACGCGCTGGGTCACCCAATCTCGGCCGTCAAGTCGATCCTGGTCTTCTCGGCCGCGATGTTCGCCAACAACATCACCCCCTTCGGTCAGGCCGGCGGGGAACCAGTCAGTGCCTTCCTCATCTCCGAAGCCGCCGATACCGAATACGAGAACGGGCTCGCGGCCATCGCCAGCGTCGACACGTTGCACTTCATGCCCTCGATCGGCATGGCCTTCACCGGCGTCGCCGTCTTCGCGCTCGACGCGACGCGACTGAGCCGAGACCTCTACCTGTCGGTCGCCGTCCTCGGCGTCTTGCTCGCCGTCTTCGTCTTGGTCGGCGTGTCAGGCTACCGCTACCGCCACCAGATCGAACACGCGATCGCCGTCGTCGTCACACCCATTCTCAGACTCGTCGCACGGGTGATTCCCGGTCGGGAACCGCCGTCGCCGGAGGCGATCGAACATCGGATCGACGGCTTCTTCGGCGCGATCGAACGCATTGCGAGCGACCGCGAGGCGATCCTGAAAGCGACCACGTTCTCGGCCGCAGGCTGGGTCGCG
The Halapricum salinum genome window above contains:
- a CDS encoding site-2 protease family protein gives rise to the protein MPPSDPLDDAPAPEALASFYDVTAVHRDGDRLLYIGEPQVPPVEVERELEPLFDERGYEIQLQARYHDGGVLPAAEHVLVARERSIGIDGIPWKIDGIPWKNVALALATVLTTLYAGTVWYHIDVGEDPLNMLHAWPFSLAVLTILGIHEFGHYAMSRLHRVDASLPYFIPIPPPFGTAGAIIRMRGRIPSRKALLDIGAAGPLAGIVATVVVTVVGLFLGPISVPPPSPGSDAAQIQFAEPLLLRGLAVLTGQPLAYSDPTQQLNPVVFAGWLGMLVTFLNLLPVGQLDGGHVLRALIGPRQETVAALIPAALFALAGMLFLWGDVTVEIGIWIVWGLFATALAYAGPADPIRETPLDPKRRAIALLTFLVGILCFMPIPFRIVA
- a CDS encoding DUF7123 family protein, translated to MSATTQPSTERADAESTDSKEERLRSYLREKATNDGGELYFKSKFIADEVDLSPKEIGALMVKLKDSATDIEVEKWSYTSATTWRVEAA
- a CDS encoding lysylphosphatidylglycerol synthase transmembrane domain-containing protein, which codes for MDGDRWITIALFIAALLVLGLLVWLAGVEETISALERARLSLVAVVLALAVFWLASWGMSLYVVLDALGHPISAVKSILVFSAAMFANNITPFGQAGGEPVSAFLISEAADTEYENGLAAIASVDTLHFMPSIGMAFTGVAVFALDATRLSRDLYLSVAVLGVLLAVFVLVGVSGYRYRHQIEHAIAVVVTPILRLVARVIPGREPPSPEAIEHRIDGFFGAIERIASDREAILKATTFSAAGWVALSVALWVAVSAVGGSVPLAAALIAVPIGSIAGVTPLPGGSGAIETAFAAILVSIGGILQGTAVAAVLVHRIATYWLPTIVGGLVAASLGASRARTE
- the thiL gene encoding thiamine-phosphate kinase, with the protein product MDERTALGVLAGRLPHAGDDAAVIEDLVVTTDMLHETTDFPPGTTRYTAGWRAVGASLSDVAAMGADAVAAVAVYGAPRFEESEVIDFVDGACDVCEAVDSEYVGGDLDHHEEFTVATTAVGRTDEPVLRSGAAVGEAVCVTGALGRSGAALRLFEQGATERANDLFRFEPRIGAGRALAPHASAMMDSSDGLARSLHQLAEASDCGMAVETPLPIDGAVDDVATDERERLDLGAYFGEDFELVCTIPEDRLSEVRDASPTPLTRIGTVVDSGVTLDGDPMPDRGYTHRGD
- a CDS encoding molybdopterin synthase; the encoded protein is MYVLGAVGHSDTGKTTLVERLADRLESRGRVATIKHLHDFDVDTEGKDTARHRAAGADRTYGLTDRGEWFATGENRTLRGTLEDLAPEFDYTLVEGYSDAAIPQVVLGGREHAGEAIANAPNADAVDIEAVIEALHDTDPFETLDSLVQSVKRDPVAAEAGAIATFTGQVRAKDHPEDDRTEHLAFEKYEGVAEDRLEDIEAELTGRDGVKAVRLHHRTGVIEAGEDIVFVVVLAGHREEAFETVSDGIDRLKDEVPIFKKEVTVEDAFWVHER